TCTTCACTTAAAATTAAGACTTCCTTGTCTTGATTAAGCTAACTTTAAGACCGTATTCCTTAGCTGCAGTCGGGACTTTACGCTAATCGTTGTTTAAAGTAACAAAAACCAGGcttatttttactttctttaaaatgaatttttctttcttcccgcTCATTCGTGCATATTTATTAGAACTCCTCTTCATGTGGATTTGACCCTTTCAGACTGTAATGTGTCTTCAAAAACGAGGTTAAAACGGGACAAAATTGTTGTCCATAAAACAAGCAAAGAAAACGCTGCCATGTaagaaatgttcatttaaaatgaagacctttttttttgttgtgactgAGATTAATCCGATTAAAACAAATTTAGCCcaaatcattttttgttttcacacattaaaTATCAGAATTATTAGCATAAAACCAGGCTTGGACGTTTCTTTCTTCCTGCTCATTCAAGCGGATTTTCAATTCCTCTACATGTGGATTTGACCCGAGGAGACAACGCCGCCGCCGGTGGGGGGGGAGCTAGCTCCACGCTTCACTTAGCATTAGCATCACttggaagacacacacacacacacacacacacacacacactgtcctactCTGTTCAAACCTGGTCTGTGGAGGTTTTGGACGCGAGTAGGACACGATACTCACTTTATgtttccatgtttgtttgttgtttttaatccgTCACATGCTGgtgtttcttcttcatgtgtttaatccacacattttctgtctcattaACATTTCATGACAAAATCATTTATGAAGCACATTCTCTCGCACTGACCCACTTTCTTTACGGCTcggctctttctctcctctctctttctttctcacagCGTCTCTCATCATTTTCTCACCTATTCTTTCCCTCTTTTGTCTTCCAGGTCGTCTTCGTCTCCTCTGTGAATCATgtcctcctccttgtcctcctcccCGTCCTCCTCGGAGCTGCCCTACTTTTGTCCCCGCTGCGGCGACAAGCTCCGCTTTCCGTCTGTGCCCGACCTCCGGGCTCACCTGGTCAGCCGACACACTTACGAGACCCTGCTGTTGCTGTCGCAggtattttttaaatgtcttttcttttgcttcatAGATCAACGCGTTCACTGTTTTCTACATcagggtttctcagtcctggtcctggtcctgaggaCCCAGTGCCCTGCATGTTGTAGATGTTTTCCCTGCTCCAAAGCACCTTATTTGTGCTAAAtggtctttatttatatttagtgCTTGACGACCACTCAATTATAGTTTCTACAGATTCACACGCATGTAGACCAGCGGAGTCGggaatcaaacacacaaccttccagttgaaactGGAGGTCGTAAGTCAGCAGCAAAGTCGTCGGCTCGTCGGAACTCCTCCTGCACTGATATCGCAATTCGGTGGACATGTTTCCTACACTGTTTGTACGTATGAAATATTGCGTAATGTGTTCACATGGACCACATTAGCTTGCTGGTTAGCGACCTAGCTCTTAGGCAAACGTTAGATCCCTCGTGAGGTTGTGCAGGAACACGACTGCACATTTCCAGTCACGACTTCCGAGGCCGTCGTTACGCACTAATGTTTGAAGCCGCgttacagagacacaaatcgtgataatatcgtaacGTGACTTGAATATCATGATAGTATCttataaatattgtgataatattgtgacttaaatatcgtgacttaaatactGTGACCTAAATTTAGTTTttgtaaataagtaaaaatcttatttaGAAGAGCAGAGGCGGAGTCTAACTGAAAACTTGACCCATCCTCTGTTTGATGCCCTGGGTTATTTCAGGCGCGGGTCAGAAGCTCCAGACCAGATGTTCTCCTCCCACTCCTCGGCTCCGCTGCGTCCCACACACAGAGCTCCTCTCTGGGCATGGACGCTACTGGCGCCCCCCTGCTGCTGACCTGCCTGGATCTCACCTCGTCATCTGCCTCCGTCCGGCTGCTCAGGGAAATGTTTAGCTCCTCAGATCACGttccctcctcctcagcagGTCCAGAGGAACCGTCCGGCGCTCTGGAGTCTTTCCGTCGCAGAGACGTCGGCGTCCTGGACTTCGGTCTGTCAGTGGGGATCGGGCTGGAGGAGCGACTCGGACTGGGCCTGGACCGGATGATCGCCCGCACGTTTGCCGAGGTGGAGGAGAGGGTGCATCTGCGCGTGGGCCGACTGAGGGCGGAGCTGCAGAGGAGGGAGGCGGAGCTGGGGCGGCAGCGGTCGGAAGGGGAGCGGCTGAAGAgtgagaaacaggaagtggagaagAGGGCAAAGTACCTGTCCAGACAGGTGGGTGGAgctgtgatgctgtgatgtgatgtggcGACCAATAACATGAGCCTGTGAAACTAATTAGTACTTTAAGGGGAAAAAGTAATAActtaaaagtcattttaataatttaatttagaaTCTGTTTGTCACCGTTAGaaacaaaggtttttaaaacactcactctcccacaccaaactctatagagaaaatcagcatttttagttcatggggaaacaggagctgctgcctcttgtggtcactttgtgtcattgatttgaacaaaataagacatttgaacttagtgatggaggcagcagtggatcaacgactcctgtctgctgtgatgctaaaatccctgattttctgaatggagtttggtgtggggagagtgagtggactAGAAAGTCACTTTTCTGTTGAAAAACACAGTCGAACACttaaataaagcagtaaatttAATCTTAAACTGTCATAGACTAAAGATTATGTCGATTTTATTAAGTATGTAtgttattaagtggctaaaaactTCACAGATTTCACCATACCTGAAAATAAAGtctttcatttcctttcctcAGGTCTCTGCTGCCGTGGAGCTGACGGAGCGCTTGAAGAACGAGCTGCAGGAaaaagagaaggagctgaacGAACGACAACAGTCAGTGAaaccttcaaaacaaaagctgcgACGTTAAATcgccaaaataaaacagccgCATAATAAATGACAGCTTTAGCTAATCTGCCGATAAATCAGTAACTTCTGTTGTGTTTGGTGAAATGTCTTCCGTTATATATTTTAAACGTGTGTTTTGCAGGGAAATGGAGGACGTGGAAAGTTTTCTGACAGCGATGGCGAAGAAAGAAGTGGAGGCTAAGAGCAGACTGCAGGtttcattttcataaaaataagATAACGTGGGTTCAGTTTGACTAATTGTTCAGATCTAAAAGACTCGCGGCATCTTAACTGTGCCGTTTAGTGCGTTACGTTTGTTCTTCGTTAGCTTACTATTGGCTTAACAAGCTAGTTTAGCCGCTaacaaagtctttgttttggtGGCTGAAGCATTTAAGTTCATTAGCACTATAAACATAACGATTAGCTTAGCAGCTAAGTGTTTCAGGTTAGCCAACAtcattttttaagttgtttattGATCAGTGTTCCTGATTTTTCATAAAGTTAAGCTAACTGCTGTCTGTCTCCCAGTTTACCTTAGCGTTAGCGTTTATCAGGAAAACTGAGTCATGGTCGACCCTGCTAGCTAATAATTAAACTTTGCTAACTTCCAGTTTGatttacagattaaaaaaaaaagttagttgAAGTTAGCTAAACGTTTATTAGCTACAACAATTTGTTAAACTTGTTAAATGTCAACAGAGACAGTTAGCAGGTCATGTTAGCCCGACATTTGAAGTTAATTTGATCTTTATCTGAATTcttaataattcatatttttatttacttattacttattgttgttgttttcaggtgtTTATTGAGTCGTTGCTGGAACGAGCCGATCGAGCGGAGCGACAGTTACTGCAGCTCACGCGGCGAAACCCCTACGACAAAACGTACGCGTACACCGACTCGTACGCGGCGAGGGAGGAATATTTACCTGTACACGGTCGAGGAGGACGCAGTCTGGACGGCAGCGCGAGCGACGTCGGTACAGACAGAACGAGCAGCAACCGGGTGAGGAAAACAACGACATTTACGCACAATTATACTTTTCACCTACAGCAaaaaacagtgactttttttcagTCGTATAATTTTAAAAATCTGCgaaaacaaatgcattcatgatgtacagtatatattcaaacaaattaatatatatatacatatatatgtatgtattagtagtttatttacttttaattaagcagttttaatcagttttaaaagtaaattggtcatttatatatttatttttatctaatAAAACTGTcaggtatttatttttttaataatctgcataaatatgtcatttttttgtttaaaagatTGAGAAAGAACACCGTGAATCATTGGCAAGTTTCAGATTTGGACCTTTTAGGCCGTTAATGTCCGACTTGAATCTGTCATTTGCTTTTACCTTGTATGTCGTCATCGTTGTCCATTTCATCCGTCCTCTGTCTCTATGTTTGTCCTCCGTCTTCCAGAGGAGCTTCAGTGTTTCAGGCTccctcagagagagagatcgTCTGTACGACCATCATCACTACGGGTACAGTTCCATGTTTACGtcaataataaaacattgtattttatttatcaacAATAAatcgctcacctgtcctctgtctctgtctctgtctcttccagGAGTCTCACAGGACACATGCGGACTCTGTCTCTTGGCTCTGGAGGCTGGAGCAGCGAGGGAGCGCTGGTCCATCTTCACCCTCCTCACTGTCCCGCAGCCTGGACtcagagagatggaggaggaggaggagacgacagaagagagagattATGGTATGTGAGAGCGTTAGTAAACCATCTGCTGACCTCTAGAGGTTGAAGTTCgctgaaccactcactctcccacaccaaagcccatagagaaaatcagtgattttaacatcacagcacacaggagttgttgatccactgctgcctccatcactgacttcaaatgtcttattttgtcaattcggcttttaaaatccatcgttcagattcacctcagtgacacaaagtgaccacacgaggcagcagcagaccagcagctcctgtgtccccgtgagctaaaatcagtgattttctctatgggctttggtgtgggagagtgagtggtttacaaacctgtgagagacaaagacgtgaacgtgttctgaagatgtcacagacatgttttcagtgtctggttttcagcagcagggggcgctcacagctgaagctttttttgcttttcttcttcatgtccAGGGTCGGGCAGGAGGGCTGGGGTCGAACGTGGAGTAGCAACAATCGCCGTCACTACagcactgaagaagaagaagaagaggaggaggaggaggcggaggccTGGAGCAGCTCTGAGATGAAGAGGCTCGTCTTCACCAGGACACAAACACCAGGATCAGGTAACCGTTGCTCCGTTTGTCTTCTGTTCAGTTCTTTACAGACgtttatgggtttttttccgCTCTTCTTTCAGacatcctctcctccctctgctccacTCCCTCCTGTTGTCATGGCGAGAGGCGGCTGGGGGCGGACACCTTGAGGCTGAGGGCGGGGCTCTTCTGCGTCCTCCCGTATCTGGACGTGCGCTCACTGCTGCGGGCCGCGGAGGTGTGCTCTGATTGGCGCTTCGTTGCCAGGCACCCGGCGGTCTGGACACGCCTCCAGCTGGAAAACGCCCGTGTGTCGCCCGAGGTACGAGAGCCGTCGCTAACTCACGCTTAGTCGTGACGCCGTGCCACGTATGCTACGTATGTGTAAGGAGCGGAAACACGAGCACAGACGGAAACATAGCAGTGCGACAGCAGACCACAGGGGGGCAGTGTGGGCAACAAACCTTTTTCAAAAGACATTTTACGAGTTTTTAAGATACTTAATAACAACATAGTGGTCGCGTTTAACTCTTTATTAAGAAATTTGTAATCACAAGTTCAAACTGTATTTGTCAAACTCTAGATTCTGTTTCAACGATGTGGACGTTTGTGGGCCGTGAATTTACATTGTTTGCGTGACATCGTGACGCAGTGTCGCGAACGCAACAAAAAAAACGGCTTTTGGTCGTCAATGACGTAACTTAAAGGTCGTAGTTAAGTCATTTATAGCTAACAGTCATGGCAAACTTaaattttgagttttttgtaGTTAGCTATGCTATTAGCATATCCATGCTAATGCAACAATAACGTTGTATTATTTAACTGCTGACAATCCTCTGAATTTTCATGTAGCGCCACCATCAGGTACATTCTCTTTCTGTTGGTTTAGTTTTGTCCAGTACAACAATAACGTTttttgtcgtgtgtgtgttttgtgtgtagtTCCTGACCACACTGTCTCAGTGGTGTACACAAACTCAGTCTGTGATTCTGAACAACCTGAAGCCACGAGGTCGACGAGTCGATGAGACGCGAGAGGACTATCACAGGAACACGaggtgacgcacacacacacacacacgtgttgtgAGGACGCTCAAATGTCCCGAAATGTCCTCATAAGAAATCATTTTGCCATTGTAACGCCTCACTTTAGCGCCACTGTGGTGATAGCAGgagcagggcattgtgggtaacgGTCGAGTGTTTTCCGTGTGTTCCAGAGGCAGCGTGGAGCCGGGTGTGGAGGCGCTGCTGCGGTCAGCAGGGGGCAGTCTGCTCCACCTGTCCGTCTCTCAGTGTCCTCACATCCTCACTGACAGGACGCTGTGGTTAGCGAGCTGCTACAGCAGGAACCTGCGGACGCTGACGTACAGGTGAGTGTGTTCACCTGTCACTCTGTCACGTTTGGAACACACCCCGACTCTTCACGTGTCTGTGCAGGAGCTCTTCACATCCTCTCGGTCAGGAGGTTCTCTGGGCTCTCGGTGCCGGCTGCAGGAGCATCAGCGGCCTACAGGTGGCGCCCGCTCATCCCAGGTCAGTGGAACCATATTcatctgtacctaataaactgaccACGGCTGAGCGCCGTGAATGAGAATCATCGCAAAAACAATAACgtttgtcattttctctttcaGCCAACAACCGACGCGATTTGGAAACCGCTGCTTGCAGACGATTGGTCGATGCTGGCCACACCTCCGCTCGCTCAGTGTGGGTGGGGCCGGCTGTGGGACTCAGGGATTGGTTTCCgttggtgagtgagtgaaactcTTCGATGTTTGCGTTTCCTCGCAAAAAGGTTTCGTGTTCCCTCATTCTGATtcttctgcttgtgtgtgtgtgtgtgtagttcgcACCTGTGCTCACCTGCAGGTGTTGGAGCTGGAGCGCATTACCAACCTCAGCCTGCAGGTGGCGACCGAGCTGTGCGAGGCCGGACTGAAGAGTCTGCAGACGCTGATCCTGACGCACACGCCTGTGAGCGGACAGGCCATCCTGCATTTCCACAGTGAGACGTTACCTGTGAACACACCTGTGTTTATTATCTCTGTTAGCACGAGCTAATCattgataatgtgtgtgtgtgtgtgtgtgtgtgtgtgcaggtgtgtgcgCTAATATCAGGTCTATCAGGGTCGAGGTCTCGGTGTCAGATTACTTTGAGGAGCCAGACGCTCCTGAAGCTCGACGACTGTTTGGGGAAATTCTCAGTACGTTAAAGGTGAGTTTGAGTGAGAGCGGGGGATTCTGGGAAATGGTGTCCTGGTCTTTCTGCTCATTTCCGGCGTCTTTTCTGTTGCTAACAGAAACACGTTAGCAACACAAACGTGTCTCTCACAAAGCCTCAGTGAAGCGGACACAGGCTGTCACTTGACTGGGGTGAATTAATCTGCTGGTAACCATAGCAACGGTGCAGATTCTTACgctgttatttttatgtttctccCTCGCAGGTTCTCCAGATGCATCCAGGACTGTGTGATGTCCTGCAGGTTAAAGCTGAAGGATTCTGCTgacctcagcacacacacacacacacacagagtacacacagtacacacacacacacagaacacacacacatgaggctGAAATGTCCCCACAAATCACAACGTCCCTACAATGTTGGTTACTTTGCGGTCCTCACAAAGGCAGCAGTaggacatacacacactcacatgtcgGTACTTGTGCACTCGTGAGGACCCACGTTTACCAATGCTGGGGCCTTGAGAGAAAAGCAGATGCTAGGCTAACACGGATGCTTACATTAGCGTTAATATTAGCATTTACAAGCTACAGATGCTAAGAATTTACCAAGctagcagaaacagaaaaacaaatgacaaaaagatCAGGACCGAACAAACCCCGATCTGTACAAAACCCTTTACATGAAAGCcccttaaaatattttaaaattttaattaaataattaatttaaatatttcctcctcctttagCAGGAAACACCCTTTATTCTTACTCTATTTTGTCAAAATCCCCTTTCGTTATTTAAGACAAAACATCAAATTCCTTTTAAAAATAACCCTTATCCTCCATTAACAAACCCTTTATTCGTAGCCTTTAGTTTGACGTACCGGCCCTTTAAGCTGACAgcattgtcatttttctacaAATCTTTCTTCTACtttaaggtaaaataaaaaaacctttaatgTCACTTATTAACTGTAATAAGTgaacttttccttttccttttgcgTTATCTTTTAAACATAAGCACAAGCACACACGAGTATGCACAAAtatttttgcacaaaaaaacccactgatTCATACACCAAagacaatcattcattcattcattaaaacacGCATTGTCTATTGTATGTAAACGTCCATCAACAATGtctttcattgtgtttgttgatATTCAGGTGCTACGTGTCATTTTACCgccaataaaacattttaaataagtttCCTGAGTTTTGTGACGTTAATGAACAAAAcgttaaaaaagcaaaaatgaataaattgaacattaagaaaacaaatatataatgtgtatatatattgatttatatatatacatatatacttctTCTAAGTAGCTAAATTCGATTTTATTACAatcttattttgtgtgtgtaaaatttaaTATTAacagtttcctctgtgacaaaTGTCAAGAGCAAAGGTcagcttggtgtgtgtgtgtttgttcggCAAACAAATGACCTTTAACCCCAGCAATGAGAGAGTAAGAGAGGGGGAGATTGCGCTAACCAGTGAAAGTGTTTAAACAGTGGGAAAGTGTGTacgtttgtctgtttgtttgtgttgttgttgttgttgtcgccATGGTTTTCCTCAGGAGGACGTCGCTGCTCCGCTGCCTGCTGTTGTCGGCCATGTTGGCTCTGTTCCTCTTTGTCAGCTCTTTGTGGCTTCGTGAGTTTAACTAAGTTCAAGTGTTTAACTTGAGTCAATTGTAACTTGTAATTGTAAGATACGTCTTCAGTAATACTTTATATTTGATacttttgtgtaaaacactgatttactgTATGAAAGTTTCCCACATTATGGTTACAACGTGGCAAACAGAGTTTTATACGTCACTGCTGAGCTTGAAACAAATGTATGAAATGTATAGACCATGTACTAAAACTACTAAAACTTGACCTTTTTAAAACACTGTCACTAAAGTTGCTAACGTGTCATATTGTAATAAGGAGTGAAGTAAAGTCTTTTAGTTGAATTAAGTAGTTTAGTAAAATTCTAGTCATAGGATAAGGATTTAAAATTgtttaacttattttaatttaatttaatacatcagagaaagattaaaaaaactatAATATAGAATAAATGAAATTGTGCTAAAATATGATTGTATCGTAAAAAGttcccaaaaaagtcataggatgaTAAAGTagttaaaatgtttattaatgtattacaaatatatattaatataattagtAAGGAGTTGAAAGTTTTATAACTTAACAGTGTAGTAAAAAAGTTACAAACAAATCTAGAAAAGTCAAAGGATGgcaattatatatttttttaaaaacctaaaatatattattataatattaatattatattatagtctTAGAGCTAACCAACAATAAACAGCTACTGTATAAAGGTGACCTGGCAGTTTATATATAAGTAAGATATCTGTAAAGATATAAAAtgctgaatcattttgtttctatttttttcttcagctcAGGGCGGAGCCAGAGACTGCGGCTCCGCCTGGCAACCATGTTTCAATTTTTACCAAACAGtaagagacacatacacacacacacacacacaagatgtcCGAAATgacgcaaaaaagtcatagtaagctgtccaaaatgtcacaatatatCAGTGTAGTGAGGTGTcattacattaacattaacattaatcaTGTGAAAACAGGTTTTTAGAGAAGTAGGGAGcgcaaacatttttttatgaataaaggTTCTCATCCCTGTGGTCAAACACCGAGGTCCTCACAAGGATACCAATACCAGAAATGCTTTAACTCcctctttttaaaaagaaacgtGTATATATCCTAATAAACTAAGTAAAAGCTGTGTCCAGTATAAAGATAAAAAGCTTGCTCTATTTCTCTCTCAGCCTGAACCTCCACTGGTTCCTCAGGAGTGGGTGGAGTATGGCGAAGCCCCGCCCCTCATAAAGGATTGTCCTGGCCAGTCGTTTCAGGTCCGTCGTCTTCTGCTGCATTTAAAGTCCAGTCTGTCCAGTGACAACGACGACGACGTCCTGCTGGAGCCGTATCTGCAGAGCTGGGATCAACTGCTCAGGTTAGTTAGCGTTAACTTAATCTAActttaactttgtatttgatTTAACGATGTGGGATGAACTCATGATGAGAGAAATCAACAGAAATATAAGACTGAGAAGA
This Solea solea chromosome 3, fSolSol10.1, whole genome shotgun sequence DNA region includes the following protein-coding sequences:
- the LOC131456320 gene encoding F-box only protein 41-like, yielding MSSSLSSSPSSSELPYFCPRCGDKLRFPSVPDLRAHLVSRHTYETLLLLSQARVRSSRPDVLLPLLGSAASHTQSSSLGMDATGAPLLLTCLDLTSSSASVRLLREMFSSSDHVPSSSAGPEEPSGALESFRRRDVGVLDFGLSVGIGLEERLGLGLDRMIARTFAEVEERVHLRVGRLRAELQRREAELGRQRSEGERLKSEKQEVEKRAKYLSRQVSAAVELTERLKNELQEKEKELNERQQEMEDVESFLTAMAKKEVEAKSRLQVFIESLLERADRAERQLLQLTRRNPYDKTYAYTDSYAAREEYLPVHGRGGRSLDGSASDVGTDRTSSNRRSFSVSGSLRERDRLYDHHHYGSLTGHMRTLSLGSGGWSSEGALVHLHPPHCPAAWTQRDGGGGGDDRRERLWVGQEGWGRTWSSNNRRHYSTEEEEEEEEEEAEAWSSSEMKRLVFTRTQTPGSDILSSLCSTPSCCHGERRLGADTLRLRAGLFCVLPYLDVRSLLRAAEVCSDWRFVARHPAVWTRLQLENARVSPEFLTTLSQWCTQTQSVILNNLKPRGRRVDETREDYHRNTRGSVEPGVEALLRSAGGSLLHLSVSQCPHILTDRTLWLASCYSRNLRTLTYRSSSHPLGQEVLWALGAGCRSISGLQVAPAHPSQQPTRFGNRCLQTIGRCWPHLRSLSVGGAGCGTQGLVSVVRTCAHLQVLELERITNLSLQVATELCEAGLKSLQTLILTHTPVSGQAILHFHSVCANIRSIRVEVSVSDYFEEPDAPEARRLFGEILSTLKVLQMHPGLCDVLQVKAEGFC